Proteins encoded together in one Acidobacteriota bacterium window:
- a CDS encoding sugar transferase, whose amino-acid sequence MLKERAKVVAYWVWTADLVLTTAAFLLAWWLRSHVAPQIAPSLFPTELYPLSRYLGLLPLVLAIWTLLLVTREAYTSRRTVSLASEIWQVVQVVGAGTLVLAAAGWLLRLDFVSRPFLILFASLDLVFLIGEKLVLRLAARRVRKRGYNYRTLLIVGINPRAEEVARIVAEHPHWGLQLVGFVAPNGEHSDEVADLPVLGGADDLPQILQEEVVDEVIFVLSRRQLEEFEESFLLCSELGIRARVALYFPHMKSRVVLEELEGIPLLTFTNTPGAPFPMFLKRLQDLAASTLGIVLTAPLVPIIAAAIKLGSPGPIFYSQTRCGLNGRRFKLRKFRTMYEGSDSRLDEVAHLNEVDGPAFKARHDPRITPVGRVLRRMSLDELPQLYNVFKGDMSLVGPRPPLPEEVERYERWQRRRLSMKPGITGLWQVSGRANLDDFNRWIALDLAYIDQWSPWLDLKILLKTIPAVLSTRGAA is encoded by the coding sequence GTGCTGAAGGAGAGAGCGAAGGTCGTTGCTTACTGGGTGTGGACCGCGGACCTTGTCCTCACCACGGCGGCGTTCTTGCTCGCGTGGTGGCTTCGCTCCCACGTTGCGCCACAGATCGCGCCCTCGCTGTTCCCGACCGAGCTCTACCCACTCTCGCGCTACCTCGGACTGTTGCCGCTGGTCCTCGCCATCTGGACCCTGCTGCTGGTGACCCGCGAGGCCTACACATCGCGTCGTACCGTTTCTCTCGCCTCCGAAATCTGGCAGGTGGTGCAGGTGGTCGGAGCCGGCACCCTGGTGCTCGCCGCAGCGGGGTGGCTGCTTCGACTCGACTTCGTTTCTCGGCCGTTCCTGATTCTGTTCGCCTCTCTCGATCTCGTGTTCCTGATCGGCGAGAAGTTGGTGCTCCGCCTGGCAGCGAGGCGCGTCCGCAAGCGTGGCTACAACTATCGGACACTGCTGATTGTGGGCATCAACCCGCGTGCCGAGGAAGTCGCGCGAATCGTCGCCGAACACCCCCACTGGGGTCTGCAGCTGGTCGGGTTCGTCGCTCCGAACGGCGAACACAGTGACGAGGTTGCCGACTTGCCGGTTCTCGGCGGGGCCGATGACCTTCCGCAGATTCTCCAGGAAGAGGTCGTCGACGAGGTGATATTCGTGCTCTCGCGCCGCCAGCTCGAGGAGTTCGAGGAGAGCTTTCTCCTCTGCTCGGAACTCGGAATCCGCGCCCGGGTGGCCCTCTACTTCCCGCACATGAAGTCAAGGGTGGTGCTCGAAGAGCTCGAGGGAATTCCGCTCCTGACCTTCACCAACACTCCGGGCGCGCCCTTCCCGATGTTTCTCAAGCGCCTCCAGGACCTCGCGGCATCGACGCTCGGCATCGTGCTGACCGCGCCTCTGGTCCCGATCATCGCCGCCGCTATCAAGCTCGGCTCGCCCGGGCCGATCTTCTACTCGCAGACCCGCTGTGGCCTCAACGGCCGTCGTTTCAAGCTCCGCAAGTTTCGCACCATGTACGAAGGATCTGACAGCCGTCTCGACGAGGTCGCCCACCTCAACGAGGTCGACGGCCCGGCGTTCAAGGCCCGACACGATCCCAGGATCACACCGGTGGGCAGGGTGCTGCGGAGGATGTCCCTCGATGAGCTGCCTCAGCTCTACAACGTCTTCAAGGGAGACATGTCATTGGTAGGTCCACGACCTCCGCTCCCGGAAGAGGTCGAACGATACGAGCGCTGGCAACGACGGCGGCTGTCGATGAAACCCGGAATCACCGGACTGTGGCAGGTATCGGGCCGTGCGAACCTCGATGACTTCAACCGCTGGATCGCGCTCGATCTCGCCTACATCGACCAGTGGTCGCCGTGGCTCGACCTGAAAATCCTGCTCAAGACAATTCCAGCGGTCCTGTCAACTCGAGGAGCAGCCTGA
- a CDS encoding DUF1972 domain-containing protein, whose protein sequence is MKLAIIGTRGVPANYGGFETFAEELGARLADRGHRVTVYGRHGFIDPALEEYRGMQLVVLPALRSKHLETVSHTFLSALHAARRGFDAVLMCNAANAPFVRILQMAGVPVALNVDGLERKRRKWGRAGRSYYRLGEYLSARLPNALITDAEVIQRYYRRAYNASSEMIVYGGDLEPPGGTDILTELGLEPGEYLLYVSRFEPENNPDRVAEAYRKVNGLRPMVMVGGAPYARGLTRRVADIADQRVVLPGPIYGEGYRQLLFNCRAYVHATEVGGTHPALVEAMGAGRPVLYYDTPENREVADDVGRRFRFEGENRLETVITDVIDDRRQLEEMGLRSRRRVEERYLWSDVADRYEEVLEALC, encoded by the coding sequence TTGAAACTCGCGATCATCGGCACCCGCGGAGTGCCCGCGAATTACGGCGGATTCGAAACCTTCGCCGAAGAACTGGGGGCGCGTCTCGCAGACCGTGGCCATCGGGTCACGGTCTACGGTCGACACGGCTTCATCGATCCCGCACTCGAGGAGTACAGGGGAATGCAGCTGGTGGTTCTGCCGGCACTGCGGAGCAAACACCTGGAAACGGTTTCCCACACCTTCCTATCGGCACTTCACGCCGCCCGCAGAGGATTCGACGCCGTTCTGATGTGCAACGCTGCCAACGCCCCGTTCGTCCGTATCCTGCAGATGGCGGGCGTGCCCGTAGCCCTCAACGTCGACGGGCTCGAGCGCAAGCGTCGCAAGTGGGGCCGGGCGGGCCGCAGCTACTACCGCCTCGGAGAGTATCTTTCTGCGCGTCTTCCCAACGCTCTGATCACCGATGCCGAGGTCATTCAACGGTATTACCGACGCGCCTACAATGCCTCCTCCGAAATGATCGTCTATGGAGGCGACCTCGAACCGCCCGGCGGTACCGACATCCTCACCGAGCTCGGCCTCGAGCCCGGCGAATATCTCCTCTACGTATCGCGCTTCGAGCCCGAGAACAATCCGGACCGCGTGGCCGAAGCCTATCGAAAGGTCAATGGCTTGCGACCCATGGTCATGGTCGGCGGCGCGCCCTACGCACGTGGCCTGACCCGTCGGGTCGCCGACATTGCCGACCAGCGTGTCGTCCTGCCCGGCCCGATCTACGGCGAAGGATACCGGCAGCTGCTTTTCAACTGTCGTGCCTATGTTCACGCCACTGAAGTCGGCGGTACCCATCCGGCCCTGGTCGAGGCGATGGGAGCCGGACGACCGGTGCTGTACTATGACACGCCCGAGAATCGGGAGGTGGCTGATGACGTCGGTCGTCGTTTCCGCTTCGAAGGCGAAAACCGTCTCGAGACAGTCATCACCGACGTGATCGATGACCGCCGGCAGCTGGAGGAAATGGGACTGCGGTCGAGGCGTCGGGTCGAGGAGCGGTACCTGTGGTCGGACGTCGCCGACCGGTACGAAGAGGTTCTGGAGGCGCTGTGCTGA